TGatctgtgtgtgtgcatgtacacTACTTTATGTAGATGTCTCAGTATGCAGTGGATTTTCAGCTTTATATTTGGTATATTTTAGGATCTGAGAAGCCATAAATAAAGGTAAGAAGGAGGAACTCCCGACCGCTCATGGCGACAGCGGCCCCCAGAGGACAAGCCCTGACCCTTGCCCTGTGTCTGCTGCTCAGGAACGGTGAGTCTGAATCTAAATCTGCCATTAGTGCTCAGGGGCCCCACCTGTACCATAGGGGCCCATAAACATGATACAAGGTCCATGTGCTGGCTGCATCTGCATCTGCTCCTCTGACCTGAACTCCTGTTGGACGCGCGTTCACACAGTGTCTTTTTCTTCCAGTTTGCAGCCAGTTTGTGGTGGACGATGTGTACGCTGTGGACGGAGTCGCCAAAGGCAGCGTGACGTTACCGTGCTCGCTCACCGCACCCAGCAACTGGAAGGACCACGAGCTGAAGATTATCTGGTTCAAAAACTTGACAGAAAAATTATGGGATTGTGTGGTGAAAAGAGAGAAGTCGCCCGATTGTCGCTCGTCCCCGAACTCTTCCCGGTCTCGGATCTCATGGGGGGTCTTTGGAAACGCTGATTTAGAGATCTCTGCGCTACAGGAATCGGACGCTGGGCCGTATCAGTGCTGGATCCTCCTGTCAGACGCCTACCGCCGCAGAGACCTGCTCCTCAGGGTCCATGGTAACCACAATCCTTCACCATTGCTAGATCTgtttctggaaaagctgggtgaccagaGGGTGGGATAAAGCAGGTGCGATCCCAGACAAGCCCATCATCTAATGTATGACGCAGGGAGTGGTCATCGGCCCCAAGCCAGGACAAGGGATTATCCAGATGGGATACAGTTGTAACAAACCCTTAGCTGAGTGAGCAGGACTAGATCAGGGCAGCTTTTTAGGTTGTCGATGTAAGCagcaatgtttccattcactgacaggaaacagagatcttgaaaatgtagCAAAATTGAAACAGAAGGCATCTTCGAATGTCTGGACCACAGTGGAAGGCCGTTGTGCAGAGCGATGGTTCTAGTTATAGTCATATAGCGGTCTTCAGTGGTCCTCCACCGTCAGACTTCCCGACGCATCGCCATCCGGTCCTCtgacggaaaaataaaatgggATGATCAGGATGTTGGAGGAATGTGGCAGGACGGCGGAGAAGGTTTGTCCGGTCGTCTACAGGCCACTGTCAGCTGGAAGTACTATCCACAGCCGCTCCCCTCACCCACTGCTCACTGGGGTCTGACAGGCACAAAGATGTCAGGcacgggcgtagctaaaggctcatggtgcCAGGCCGCATCTCTATAATAGTGCCAGGCTGCATCTCTATAATAGTGCCAGGCCGCATTTCTATAAtagtacccggaagcatctctatAATAGTGCCAGGCAGCATCTCTATAATAGTGCCAGGCAGCATCTCTATAATAGTGCCAGGCAGCATCTCTATAATAGTGCCAGGCAgaacctctataatactgccagGAAGCACCTCTATAATAGTGCAATGCTGTACAGTTATGATGGTGCTATGTGGTAGCTCTACTGCAATACTATACACATCTTCTATAATAGTAACCCTCAATACCTCTACGATAGTGCCATACACATCCTATATTATAGTAACCCTCAGTACCTCTACGATAGTACCATACACATCCTCTATGATGGTTCCTCTAATACCGATGGCATATTCTAAGAATAGGTCACCAATTCCGTAAAACCTACATAAGGGCCTGCCATACTCTCACAACCAGTGCTATAAGGTTATGCCCCAGTATGGTGGACACAGGGTGGTGGAGGTCTTGGGCCCATTGCTGGTATTGCCCATGCTTTAATCAGACCCTATAGGGTTTTCCATACCAATCATAATCTGTTAATCGGCAGCTCTCCTGGAAGGATTCCTCAGCTCGTTGTGTGGTCTAAATGAATgctttatggggtcatttatgaagtgGTGTATATGTGTTACAGATTCAGTCACACAGTGGACtgaatctgcaacttcttccccTTCCATTCCACGTAAGCCAGTTCTAAAAAAAAGGGGCATGGCGTGGGCAAGAAAGAGGTGggccagcaggcccgtctcatttattatTTAGAAAatgcaagggagctggcgtagatctAAGGCTGTTAGGCGCCGGCAGTCGATGCGCTTAAGTTATGTAAAGGCTAGCGCCACCGCAGGGATATAAGATCGGCATctataaaacgctggtcttaattagTGATAagaggcaggggctatattcgaatttgcgattatttaataaatattttgtagaatattcatcatatattcgcgaacttcgagaattcaagattattttattgaatgcgaaaaatctgcaatgtaaaaatcgcgtaatgcgaaatcgtaacgcgaaatacaggcgtggatgACTTTTTCAAGCTggcataagtttcctgagactggagaaaatggttggcacggcagaacattacaatagctttatatgcagatagagtcaagtgctccaatatattcacgattgcgctaatcggcagtgattagaatatttatttatttatttattttcgtgcaacttcacattttagcagatctgactacagattactgattggtgcactaagtattgttgtgaacttgacattgcttccttctcattggtccacaagcaagaagcagagaggaatcatgtgttcagatggaaaaaatgccgaatattagatataataaatatatagcactttattcaaaatattagcgaattctcgaagtggcgatattcgcgataaaaattcgctattcaaatatttgtgctcaacactagtcttaataaatgacaccATATGTTTCCATATTGGCATGATGGACACCAGAAATCATCTGCTCATATCTATAAACCTCTTCTTCTCACCAGGAGTCCCTACTGATGGTCCAGGACCGGACACAAGAGGTCAGTTCTTAGGACTGGTGCTGGATGCATCTTCACGGAGGTTCCTCCTGCTGAGCGGCTGGCCTGTGGCTGCATTCCTCATTCTGCTGCTTCTGACTCAAAGATTACGTATCAGTAGGAGAATGAGAAAATGTAATCTCCCTAACTTAATATAACTTGATGGACGAGGTGTGATGTTGAGAGGTGGATCCAGAGAAGGCCCACGGACGAGATGAAAAGATTCAGGACGTGGAACAGGGGTCAAGGTCAAAGACGTTTCTTATCTTAAGGAAACACTGGAGTTCTGTGCATTGCGCTGAAGGGTGAGGGGTAGCGGAGAGATGGGTTctagaggctactttcacactagcgtttttgctggatccggcagggttcagcaaaaacgcttccattactgataatacaaccgtctgcatccgttatgaacggatccggttgtattatctttaacatacccaagacggatccgtcataagctccattgaaagtcaatggggggtggatctgttttctattgtgtcagagaaaacggatctgtccccattgacttgcattattagtcatgacggatccgtcttgctcctcaTACTATGaccgaaagcaaaccgcagcatgctgctctccggtatgagaacgaaaTGAAATGtattttggtgcactccgttctgttcagttacattttgtccccattgacaatgaatggggacaaaatggaagcgttttttttccagtattgagaccatatgacctcaataccggaaattattaaggctagtgtgaaagtagactaagaccCTGGAGGTGAGGGGTAGAGATAAGTtgggctatagtttttttttttttttttccggacaagTTATACATTCTAATGTGGCATACAATGTAGagggaaactggaaaaaaatccaaatgcgtgggaattggaaaaaacacaattccaccaaaGTTTTATGGGTGTTGTTTTTACGGCGTCCATTATGCGGTAAAGCTGACTTgggctcttcattctccaggtcagtacgattatggcaataccatgcttagggcttgttcacgtcaccgttatggattccgtcattgttttccgttataacatggttataacggaaaataacagaatccataagatggaagtcaaaacagaagcctttaagaggcattccattttgatccgtcatagtagaagtctatgggcaatcgTAACGGGTCCGTCTGGTTTCTggttatgcaagacagaaaactaaatcctgtcgacaggactttttctccgttctgcataacggaaaccagacggatccgttatgcttgcccatagacatcTATTATCagggaaagcaaaacggaatgccttttaaaggctgcacattccgtcataatacaagtctatgggcagcataacggatccgtcttggtttccgttatgctgcccatagacttgtattatgaaggatcaaaacggaatgcctcttaaaggcctccattttgacttccgtcttatggattccgttattttccgttataaccatgttataatggaaaacaatgatggaatccataacggtgatgtgaacaagccctaatataGTTTATTCTGCGttttaatgctgaaaaaaaactttagaaaaaataattcTTTTCTTGTCATTGCCGTATCCtgatccccataacttttttttttatagttatgtctatagagacgtgtgggggctcatttttttgcaggacgatctgtagtttttgccATTAGCATTTTTGGGGTTTGTATGACttcttgatcacttttttttttccattttctttgGGAATTGAAGTGATAAAAAAACTGTGAATTggccattttttatttctttttacgcCATTCAACATATGGGataagttttttatattttaaagggaacctgtcactaaaaaaacgcttactaagctgttaatagtaccttatagtgctgcatagtagtttcctaatgcactttttcatcgtttagccgcatctagcctccttgagaaatcgatgttttattcagccgctgccccctgcttcaagtcaggtttgaagtcaagggggcagcggcctaggcgtctccaatgctgctctccccgcctcccgccgcctttattgacaagccggatctcagtgccgggatcgCGCTTCCAGCCCGCAtgtgcagtaaagggctgctgtagcgcgatcccggctccggctcgtacactcagccggcttcagtttcgctactgcgcatgcgcccgccagccttacatactagcgcagttacagaagatgccgggcgcatgcgcagtagcgaaactgaagccggctgagtgtacgagccggagccgggatcgcgctacagcagccctttactgcacaTGCGGGCTGGAAGCGcgatcccggcactgagatccggcttgtcaataaaggcggcgggaggcggggagagcagcattggagacgcctaggccgctgcccccttgacttcaaacctgacttgaagcagggggcagcggctgaataaaacatcgatttctcaaggaggctagatgcggctaaacgatgaaaaagtgcattaggaaactactatgcagcactataaggtactattaacagcttagtaagcggtttttttggtgacaggttccctttaatagcttttacatgcagcgatgcccatgatgttatttttttaattgtttatttaggctatatgcacacaaacgttgtttgtttccgttccgttttttttgcggataagatgtggacccattcatttcactgggtcagcaaaaaatgtggacagcacaccatgtgctgtccgcatcattatgtccgttccgtagccccgcaaaaaaaatagaacatgtcctattcttgttcattttAGGCATTGCTACAaaagatccggaaaaaaaaaacggatggcatacggatgtcatccgttttttttttgcggatccgcaatttgcggaccgcaaaacacatatggtcgtgtgcatgtagtcaaatttttattttggggaaagcgggttgatttaaatttttatgtttttttattttttacatt
This window of the Bufo bufo chromosome 6, aBufBuf1.1, whole genome shotgun sequence genome carries:
- the LOC121003957 gene encoding uncharacterized protein LOC121003957 isoform X2 → MATAAPRGQALTLALCLLLRNVCSQFVVDDVYAVDGVAKGSVTLPCSLTAPSNWKDHELKIIWFKNLTEKLWDCVVKREKSPDCRSSPNSSRSRISWGVFGNADLEISALQESDAGPYQCWILLSDAYRRRDLLLRVHGNHNPSPLLDLFLEKLGDQRVG
- the LOC121003957 gene encoding uncharacterized protein LOC121003957 isoform X1, which gives rise to MATAAPRGQALTLALCLLLRNVCSQFVVDDVYAVDGVAKGSVTLPCSLTAPSNWKDHELKIIWFKNLTEKLWDCVVKREKSPDCRSSPNSSRSRISWGVFGNADLEISALQESDAGPYQCWILLSDAYRRRDLLLRVHGVPTDGPGPDTRGQFLGLVLDASSRRFLLLSGWPVAAFLILLLLTQRLRISRRMRKCNLPNLI